A genomic stretch from Chiloscyllium plagiosum isolate BGI_BamShark_2017 chromosome 2, ASM401019v2, whole genome shotgun sequence includes:
- the si:dkey-96l17.6 gene encoding LOW QUALITY PROTEIN: kinesin-like protein KIN-14E (The sequence of the model RefSeq protein was modified relative to this genomic sequence to represent the inferred CDS: substituted 1 base at 1 genomic stop codon), producing the protein MGQRQWNVIDTTAVNNRLIESAVDGYNVCIFAYGQTGSGKTFTMIGEKEPANLGIIPRAFKRIFQIIHENQANFTFKVLTYMLELHNDQLLDLFINPCEGSTTKLEVRRDRKGFVYIQGAEIKEVTSAEMLYALFEQGCTNRHTAATKTNNENSRSHLIVGVTIKSTSLSDGAVTYGKLSMIDLAGSERAFKTGATDDQLKEANSINESLRSLGDVISALSGEQSFIPYHSNKLTLLMQDSLGGNSKTLMFVNISPADYNAEESISSLTYASRVKLITNNAQKNSEIXEVAQLKQIFAKLKHEEWLEEVY; encoded by the exons ATGGGACAAAGACAGTGGAATGTTATAGACACCACTGCTGTGAACAACAG GCTAATTGAGTCAGCTGTCGATGGCTACAATGTGTGCATCTTTGCTTATGGTCAGACAGGCTCTGGGAAAACATTCACAATGATTGGAGAGAAGGAACCAGCAAATCTAGGAATAATACCCAGAGCATTCAAGAGAATATTTCAAATTATACATGAAAACCAAGCAAACTttacatttaag GTCTTGACTTACATGTTGGAGTTACATAATGATCAACTTTTGGACCTTTTCATCAACCCTTGTGAAGGTTCCACTACAAAGCTTGAAGTAAGGAGGGATAGAAAAGGATTTGTatacatccaaggagcagaaataaAGGAGGTCACCAGTGCAGAAATGCTCTATGCATTGTTTGAGCAGGGTTGTACAAATCGCCACACAGCAGCCACAA AAACGAACAATGAAAATTCACGATCCCATCTGATTGTTGGAGTGACAATAAAAAGTACCAGTCTCAGTGATGGAGCTGTAACTTATGGAAAGCTCAGTATGATTGATTTAGCAGGAAGTGAGAGAGCATTCAAAACAGGAGCAACAGATGATCAGCTGAAG GAAGCTAATTCCATCAACGAGTCTCTGAGATCATTGGGCGATGTCATCTCTGCTCTCTCAGGGGAACAATCCTTCATTCCATACCACAGTAACAAACTCACATTGCTGATGCAGGACTCATTGGGTGGGAATTCAAAGACACTCATGTTTGTGAACATTTCCCCAGCAGATTACAATGCTGAGGAAAGCATCAGCTCATTGAC TTATGCATCTCGTGTTAAATTGATAACAAACAATGCACAGAAGAATTCTGAGATCTAAGAGGTAGCTCAACTCAAGCAG ATTTTTGCAAAATTGAAACATGAAGAATGGCTGGAAGAAGTGTATTGA